One window of the Tachyglossus aculeatus isolate mTacAcu1 unplaced genomic scaffold, mTacAcu1.pri scaffold_101_arrow_ctg1, whole genome shotgun sequence genome contains the following:
- the LOC119922270 gene encoding class I histocompatibility antigen, Non-RT1.A alpha-1 chain-like isoform X2, which translates to MGTPAFYLLLLLFLGVLRLPGSRATGSHFLRYFFTGVSQPGPGLPAFTAVAYVDDQQLGRFDSNGGMSIPSAWWILETDVGDHLKDLKRIATGLSRDSQDSLRDLPRYYNQTEGGSHSIQTMFGCEVEDNGTVKNGYYQVGYDGRDYITLERNHKNMTWVTADTVAQITKRMWEENEKFTSRLRNHLECDCPKWMKIYLRLGGDSLNRKTPPSVGVTRHPSPDGDDVTLRCRALGFYPSRIRMRWQRDGEDLTRDTEHVETRPGGDGTFQKWTAAVGVPQGQEWRYACTVQHDGLAEPLIVRWEPSPPISGFVAAIFILTAGILAVVLWRKRLGGRDGNDKLTGT; encoded by the exons ATGGGGACTCCGGCCTTCTACCTGCTTCTGCTCCTATTTCTGGGGGTCCTTCGCCTGCCGGGGTCCAGGGCGACAG GGTCGCACTTTCTCCGCTATTTTTTCACGGGTGTTTCCCAGCCGGGCCCCGGCCTACCGGCATTCACGGCTGTCGCCTACGTGGATGACCAACAGCTCGGCCGCTTCGACAGCAACGGGGGCATGTCCATCCCCTCGGCCTGGTGGATCTTGGAGACCGACGTGGGGGATCATTTGAAGGACCTGAAGAGAATCGCGACAGGACTCTCCAGGGATTCTCAAGACTCCCTGAGGGATCTGCCCCGCTACTACAACCAGACCGAAGGTG GGTCTCATTCCATTCAGACCATGTTTGGCTGTGAGGTGGAGGACAATGGCACAGTCAAGAACGGCTACTACCAGGTTGGCTACGACGGACGAGATTATATCACCCTAGAAAGAAACCATAAGAATATGACCTGGGTGACTGCCGATACCGTGGCCCAGATCACCAAGAGGATGTGGGAGGAGAATGAGAAATTCACCAGTCGACTGAGAAACCACCTGGAGTGCGATTGTCCCAAATGGATGAAAATATACCTGCGCCTCGGAGGGGACAGCCTGAATCGGAAAA CCCCCCCATCTGTAGGGGTGACCCGTCACCCCAGCCCGGACGGGGACGACGTCACCCTGCGGTGCCGGGCCCTCGGCTTCTACCCGTCAAGGATCAGGATGAGGTGGCAGCGGGATGGGGAGGACCTGACCCGGGACACGGAGCACGTGGAGACGCGGCCTGGCGGGGACGGAACCTTCCAGAAATGGACGGCGGCAGTGGGGGTGCCCCAAGGACAGGAGTGGAGATACGCCTGCACTGTGCAACACGACGGCCTGGCTGAGCCCCTCATCGTGCGCTGGG AACCATCTCCTCCCATTTCTGGATTTGTGGCTGCCATCTTCATCCTCACTGCAGGGATCCTAGCAGTCGTCCTCTGGAGGAAGAGATTag GTGGAAGGGATGGGAACGACAAATTAACTGGAA CCTGA
- the LOC119922270 gene encoding class I histocompatibility antigen, Non-RT1.A alpha-1 chain-like isoform X1 has translation MGTPAFYLLLLLFLGVLRLPGSRATGSHFLRYFFTGVSQPGPGLPAFTAVAYVDDQQLGRFDSNGGMSIPSAWWILETDVGDHLKDLKRIATGLSRDSQDSLRDLPRYYNQTEGGSHSIQTMFGCEVEDNGTVKNGYYQVGYDGRDYITLERNHKNMTWVTADTVAQITKRMWEENEKFTSRLRNHLECDCPKWMKIYLRLGGDSLNRKTPPSVGVTRHPSPDGDDVTLRCRALGFYPSRIRMRWQRDGEDLTRDTEHVETRPGGDGTFQKWTAAVGVPQGQEWRYACTVQHDGLAEPLIVRWEPSPPISGFVAAIFILTAGILAVVLWRKRLGGRDGNDKLTGSE, from the exons ATGGGGACTCCGGCCTTCTACCTGCTTCTGCTCCTATTTCTGGGGGTCCTTCGCCTGCCGGGGTCCAGGGCGACAG GGTCGCACTTTCTCCGCTATTTTTTCACGGGTGTTTCCCAGCCGGGCCCCGGCCTACCGGCATTCACGGCTGTCGCCTACGTGGATGACCAACAGCTCGGCCGCTTCGACAGCAACGGGGGCATGTCCATCCCCTCGGCCTGGTGGATCTTGGAGACCGACGTGGGGGATCATTTGAAGGACCTGAAGAGAATCGCGACAGGACTCTCCAGGGATTCTCAAGACTCCCTGAGGGATCTGCCCCGCTACTACAACCAGACCGAAGGTG GGTCTCATTCCATTCAGACCATGTTTGGCTGTGAGGTGGAGGACAATGGCACAGTCAAGAACGGCTACTACCAGGTTGGCTACGACGGACGAGATTATATCACCCTAGAAAGAAACCATAAGAATATGACCTGGGTGACTGCCGATACCGTGGCCCAGATCACCAAGAGGATGTGGGAGGAGAATGAGAAATTCACCAGTCGACTGAGAAACCACCTGGAGTGCGATTGTCCCAAATGGATGAAAATATACCTGCGCCTCGGAGGGGACAGCCTGAATCGGAAAA CCCCCCCATCTGTAGGGGTGACCCGTCACCCCAGCCCGGACGGGGACGACGTCACCCTGCGGTGCCGGGCCCTCGGCTTCTACCCGTCAAGGATCAGGATGAGGTGGCAGCGGGATGGGGAGGACCTGACCCGGGACACGGAGCACGTGGAGACGCGGCCTGGCGGGGACGGAACCTTCCAGAAATGGACGGCGGCAGTGGGGGTGCCCCAAGGACAGGAGTGGAGATACGCCTGCACTGTGCAACACGACGGCCTGGCTGAGCCCCTCATCGTGCGCTGGG AACCATCTCCTCCCATTTCTGGATTTGTGGCTGCCATCTTCATCCTCACTGCAGGGATCCTAGCAGTCGTCCTCTGGAGGAAGAGATTag GTGGAAGGGATGGGAACGACAAATTAACTGGAAGTGAGTGA